GCACGATACCTATATTCAGACGCAATTTCCAGGTCAACATTAATATCAGTTAATTCTTCTAGCCAGTATTTAGCCACTAATCCTGAATAATACGCAGTACCACATGCTAGTATTTTAATACGATCAACATGCTGCCAATCGATGTCTAAAGCAAACAATCCTTTTTCTTTTAAATATCTATCTATGGTTCTGGTTAATACTATTGGTTGCTCGTGTATTTCTTTAAGCATAAAATGAGGGTAATCTTTTTTGGATATTTCATCAAGCAGCAATGATTTATTGGTAGTGCGCTTAACTATGTTTTGATCTTGATCAAAAATATAATAAGAGTCTAGTTTGACTATCACTTTATCGCCATCTTCCAGATAAATAACATCGCTAACCATATTACCAAATGCTATGACATCAGAGGCAATATAAGTACCATGATCAGCTAGGCCTAATATCAATGAATTTTTTTTGCTGGTTGCAAATAGAAATTGACTATCTCTAAACATAAAAACCACCGCAAACGAGCCTTCTAATCTACTGATAGTTTGATGAGCAGCAGCCTCAGCATCAACATCTAATGTCAGGTAATAATCAAGGAGGTTGGCAACAACTTCAGTGTCAGTATCGGACTTAAATTGGTAGCCTAGGTGCTGTAATTCCTGCTTTAGTTGGCTATAGTTCTCAATAATACCATTATGGACTATAGCCACTCGTTCTGTTCCATGTGGATGAGCATTCTCTACACTTGGTACTCCATGAGTTGCCCATCTGGTATGACCAATACCAATATGACTATTTAATTCTTTTTTGGAGGAGAGTAGCTTTTTTAAAACATTAACTTTACCGACAGTTTTGACTGTATGTATAAGAGGTTTATTATTGATTAGCACAGCTATACCCGCACTATCATAGCCTCTATATTCTAATTTTTCCAAACCACTGACTAAAATTGGTGAAATATTATTAATACTAATACCAGCAATAATCCCACACATATTTATTTTCTCCGATTTGGTTTCATCTGTTGCCTGCTACGGCCACTTGCAAAAGTGTTATTCGGAACATTCTGATTAATAAATGAACCTGCTCCTATAAACGAGTTAGTGCCGATAGTTATTGGGGCAATTAATGAACTGTTTGAGCCGACAAACGTATCGTCTGCGATTATAGTTTGGTGTTTCTTAAAACCGTCGTAATTACAGGTAACAACACCAGCACCAATATTAACATTCTTGCCAATGATGCTATCTCCAATATATGATAGGTGGCCTGCTTTGCTTGCGGTATCGAGTATAGAATTTTTTATTTCAACAAAATTACCTATTTTAACATTATTTCCAATCCTACTGTCACCACGTATTCGAACGAAAGGTCCTATTTTTGCACCACTTTCTATTTCTACTTTTTCTAGGTAAGAGAAAGCTCTAATATGCACATGATCATGTAGCTTAACGTTAGTACCGAAATAAACATTGGGTTCAACTAATACCTTGTTGCCAAATTCAGTATCAAATGCTAGATAAGTAGTAGCCGGATCTTGTAAGAACACTCCTTTATCAATCGCACTTTGTCGTAATTTATTTTGTATTTCCTGTTCAAACGCAACAATTTTGGTCATATTATTTAGTAATGTTAGAGGATAAGGGCTGAGATCATAGACTGATTCACTGTTAACGGCATCATCAAAAGATTGGCTATTAGGCAAGAACGTGCTTAGTAATTTGCCGCTAATTCCGATTATACACGCAACATTTGCTAATGTTCCTACTAGAATTTCCTGTGTGGCCTTTTGCTTTATGAACTGATCAATAATTTCATCGGTTAACCCAATTAAGTTAGATTTCACAAGGACTATACTATGAGGAGATATTGTGGTAGCAACTAAATAATTAGTAATATTATCCACAGCATATTGCTTTATTGGTCTTGACGCAATCATTTGATTGCTATATTCCGTATCTATGAAAAAAACTGTATTACTCATCAATAATAATATAAAATGCAATGCCTAATGAGTATATCATTTTAGATAAGGTGCAGTGATAATGCAAAAGAAATATTTTGGTACTGACGGAATCAGAGGTAGGAGTAATACTAACATCATTACTCCGGAAATCATGATTAAACTTGCGATGGCAACAGCTGTAGCTTGTGATTTTTCAGAAAAAAGACCAACTAAACCTACTATAGTCATTGGAAAAGACACCAGACTGTCAGGTTATATGCTAGAATTCGCCTTAACTTCCGGATTTATTTCAATGGGAGTTAACATAGTGTTGGTAGGACCGATCCCTACTCCAGCCATATCAATGTTGATCAGAAGTTTGCGAGCAGATTTAGGGATGATGATCTCAGCATCACATAACCCATATTATGATAATGGAGTTAAGTTCTTTGACTCATCTGGTTATAAAATAGATGCAGCATTAGAAAATAAGATCGAACAACTAATGTCTACTGATTTATCAGAGTATGTGGCGCATTATAATGATTTGGGCAAGGCGGTAAAACTAGAAGATGCACGTGGTCGTTATATCGAGCACGTGAAATATTCATTTCCACATATTCATAAGTTAGATGGTATTAAGATAGTAGTTGATTGCGCCAATGGAGCTGCTTATGATGTCGCTCCCAAAGTATTTCATGAACTTGGAGCGGAAGTAATTACTTGTGGCATTAACCCCAATGGCTTTAACATAAATCACCAATGTGGTGTTTTGGATTCAAAAGAGCTGGCTAGAAAGGTAGTAGAGCATAAGGCAGATTTAGGCATTGCGTTGGATGGAGATGCTGACCGGATTTTAATAATCGATGAGAATGGACAAGCTATAGATGGGGATCAGATCATTGCAGCGCTTGCCGGTTATTTATCGACTATGGATAATGGGTTAAAAAATAATACGGTGGTGACCACAATTATGTCAAATATGGGGCTTGAGCTGTATTTAAGCACCATTGGTATTAGTCTTGTGCGAACAAATGTTGGAGATAAGCATGTAGTTCAAAAAATGCGTGAACTTGGGTGCAATTTAGGTGGTGAACAATCTGGTCATATTATCATTGGTTCAAACGAAGCTACAGGTGATGGTATTAAGGTAGCTCTGCAAGTGCTAGCAATGTATAAAATTGCGCAAAATATTCCAATTAGTCAGGTTCTCAATAAATTCACTCCGGTACCTCAATTTACTCATAATATATATTATGATCATAAATATTATGGACAACAAAATCTTATTTGCAAAGACAAGATAGAGAATATCACCAGATTGTACCAAGAAATTTACGCCAAAGAAGCCAGGATTATAATACGTAAATCTGGCACTGAACCAATTATCCGCTTAATGGTTGAAAGCATCGATCCAGCGCTTGCAAAAAATCTATTATCAAATATCCGAATTGAAGTTGAGAAAGAATTAAAGCTTGATTAGTTTTCCTCACACTATCGGTTCTATAACTTAGTCTCCTGGAGTTTTATCGCTTTTGTCAGACAAAGGTTTTAATTCTACAATTTTTGGGTAGATAACGGTAAATTCGTAATCTTTGAGATGTTCTAATAAAGCTATATTTAGCGTTCCCTTTACATATTCTGGATTCTGAAATTGCGCTATATTGCAATAAAAATTAATTAAGAATGTAAATTGGTGACTATCTATTTTGGTAAGATATATTTCTGTCTCATCAGTGTGTTGATGAGCAAATTCTAAGCTATCTATTACTGTTTTAAGAGTTTTGATAAATTCTTGATAATTAAATTCACTTGTTTTTGGAGTAGAAATCTCTACTTGATGCTTTATTGAACTATCAGTTAATGTCCAATTTACTAGACTGTTTTGCATAAGCTTACTGTTTGGCACTAATACTTCAACGTTGGAAAATGTATTTAGTACAACACAGCGTGCTCCTACTGAAGTCACAGTACCAAGCACTCCTTCCATTTCAACTATATCTCCTATTTTCAAAGGCCGCTCGATCATGATGATCAAGCTGCTGATAAAGTTGCCGATTATTGATTGGGCACCGAGACCAATACCTATTGCAAGTGCACCGCCTATAAATGCAAAAGTCTTGAGTGGAACATGGGCAATTTCTAAAATTGTTACGGCATAAACGCATAATGCTATGTATAGTATAAGTTTCTCAATAGCATTGGCTGCATCTTTATCGGCATTAATTTTAGATTTTATACAATCTTTTACATATTTTGAAAAATATCTAGAATATTTAAGTCCGCCCAGAACAAGAGCTATTGCCATGATTATGTTAGATACTCTGACGCTATTGCCTGATATTGTTAGTAAAGTATAGTGCCAAATTTCATGTAAAATCTTGCCAACAAGATTCAGAATATTATACGCTTCTTCCATAATGTTTTGGATTACTTGTTTTTATTAATGATGTTCTCCGAATTCACTATATTAGACCTCTTTCGAAACTCATTTACCAAGATCCCAATTATATAAACCAGCAATTAAATTGAACCTAAGACCAAATCTTTTGCGTCTATTTCGATATTTATCAGCAATTATTTTAAAACGCTTTAACATACCTATAACATTTTCATTTAATACTCTGTCACTTGCTAAACTTCTATTATTTTTCTTATCTTCTTTGGTTAAAGCATTCTTTTTACTCTTTTTCTTTGGTAGCTCAGAATTTGTATGAATCTTCTGTAAGCCTTGATAACCAGTATCAGTAATCACTTTAACCTCAGGCAGTATATGGGTTCTTGATTCTTTAAATAATTTAAAATCATGACGCTTACCATTGGAAAAAGAAGTGCATATGACTCGTTTGCTTTTCTTATCTACTACTATTTGAGTCTTTAACGTATGTCTTTTCTTTTTACCTGAGTAATAGTATTTCTGTTTTTTTGGGGTCGCTCTATAGGGCTTTCTGTAGCATCTATTAAAACTAATTCATACTCCATACCGCTTTTAACTAGAGCCTTCTTACCTGGAAGAGCAAAATCCGGATGTTTTATTAGAGTGTCTTCAACAAAACGAATTGTTTTAAATGCACTGCTTTCGCTAACCCCATAATTCTTAGCTATATGAAAATAGGTACGGTATTCCCTTAAATATTCAAGTGTCATTAATAGGCTGTCTTCCATACTAAGACTAGCTCTTCTGCCACCTTGGTACCTCCTATTTATTTGTTTCTCTGTCTTTAAAATCCCTACCATCTTTTCGAATGTACTATTTCTTACCCCAGTTAATCTTCTAAAATGCTCTTCCGATAAAATGCTTAAATTTTTATATCTCATATAGTTCTAAATTAAGTAAATTCGACTTTATAGCATATTTAGTCCAGTTTCGAAAGAGGTCTATTCTGAAAAGCATTAAGGTAAACAATATAATCCTTCTATCAGATCAAATTTTGATATTTTGGTGTAAACCCCACAGCAATGATATGGAGATACATTATCTGCTAAGGCGTTTTAAGCAGCAATCTTGCTCCAGCATTAATAGCCTGGATACTGTTTGAGCTACCTAAAACCCGTGCATAATGGCTCTCCATTCTAATAATCTTTCCATTAGATGTTTGCGGCTGATAGACAGGATCGTGAGGATTATTAGGACGGTTATGAGCCATTCTGTTAGCTAAGGTAATAAGTTAGCAATAGGAACATTATGATATTTTATTACTTCTTTGTGTGTTCAGGATGACATCAGTTTAAGATGATTATGCTAATTCAACTTAAATAACTATAGTGAAAAACGAAAAACATAAATTGTAGTACAACAAATTTTTCTGGACTTACAAATATAATAATTATATAAGTTGAAAAGTCTTCAAAAAAACTAAGGGTCTGTAGTTCAGTTGGTTAGAACGCACCGCTCATAACGGTGTTGTCGCAGGTTCAAGTCCTGCCGGACCCACCGCTTAAGTTACTTACCACTTAAATTAATTTGCAGTACATGTTCAATTATAGAACGCTATCTTTCTATATTTTCCAATTATATTATAGGTCATTTGGTATAATCAGTAGTATTTTGGTAGGTATGTTACTGTTATCAAATGCTTTTGATATACTCCAAAGATTTAAATCAACTTACATACCATCTCCATTATTTTGGCGATTAATGCTATATAAAATACCTTACTTTATCAATGAGATCTCAGTATTAATAAGTTTTATTGCTATGCTTTTCTTTTTAAGAAGGATAACTAAACACAATGAATTAGTAATTATTTTGTGTAATGGTATACCGTTATGGCGGTTGCTGTTGATTCCAGTGATGGCAACGTTTTTATTAGGTATATTCATTATAACAGTAATAAATCCGTTGGGAATATATGGACTCATGAAATACGAGCAGGTAGAAACAAAATTGACTAAGAAAAAATATAATAATCTCACTATCTCACAATTTGGTATTTTCTTTTTTGAAGAATATGATAATTCCAATCGAATTATTCAAACTAAATCACTTAACCCAACAACTCATGAAATGCATGATGTAATAATGTTATTTGTCGATGATAAAAATCGTTTTATTAAAAGAATAGACACTCCTCGTGTTAAATTAGATAATAATGTATTCCAATTAACGGAACCAAAAGTAATTACCGATAATACCACTGAAACTTATGCAAATCTTGTAATTCCAACAAGCTTATCGATGAATAGCTTAATCAATAGTTTTATCGCTCCTGAAATGATCTCATTTTGGGAATTGCCAACAGTAATTAACACTTTGTTGAAGGCGGGATTGCCAGTTGTTAATTATCAATTACATTATTATAAACAATTATTTAAGCCATTAATGATGGCAGCTACTGCAATTTTATCATGTTGCTTCCTGAGTTTGAGAACACGAGATAATTCTCATAAAAGAATGGTGATAAATGGGGTTTTGCTGGGTTTTACAGCTTATGTTGCGATGGAAATTATATTACGAATATTGGCTTATAATGGGCTTAAGCCTCTTCTTGCTGTATTATTGCCTATTTGTTTAGTGATATTTATTGGGAGCTTTATTATTTTACATTTATACGAAGCTTGATATACTCGTTTAACTGAAGCCGTTGGCGTGTCATACGCTCAAATTGGATAAGTTGATGCTCTAATCGATCGTCAAAGCTAAAGCTCATAACTGTCCGAAGTTGGATTAAAAATACTAATGTCATCCCAGCCTTGAGCCAGGATGACATTGGACAGTTATGGAGGTCAGCTAGCAATGACGATATACGAATAACAATGCACCAAGTTCTAGAATTGACTATAACTCTCAACCTAGCATAATTCGTGAATTATAGAGCATGCAGCTTCTAACCTCTTTTAATGAATACGGAGATATATAAGATGTTTTTAAAATTACGAGGTCTTTTTTCGTCTGATATGGCAATAGATCTTGGTACTGCTAATACTTTAGTATATGTCAAAGGTAAAGGCATAGTGCTAAACGAGCCATCGGTAGTGGCGTTAATTAAAAAGGATGGTACTTTTAAACCATATGCCTTTGGTAATGAAGCAAAAATGATGTTAGGTCGTACTCCTGCTGATATTGAAGCTAAACGCCCACTCAAAGATGGGGTGATAGCTGATTTTAAGGGTGCAGAAGAGATGTTAAAGTATTTTATTAGAACTATACATAACAGAAGAGCTTTTACTGGCCCAATGATTATTATTTGTGTGCCGTCTGGATCTACTCCAGTCGAGCGTAGGGCGATCCAGGAAGCTGCTGAAGCTGCTGGGGCACGAGAGGTATTTTTGGTTGAAGAACCTATGGCGGCAGCTATTGGTGCTGGTTTGCCGGTAACTGATCCTACTGGTTCAATGGTGGTAGATATCGGTGGTGGTACCACAGAAGTGGCGGTGGTATCCTTAGGTGGTATAGTATATGCAAGATCAGTGCGTGTTGGTGGTGATAAAATGGATGAATCCATTATTTCATATATTAGAAGGCACTATAATCTATTAATTGGTGATGCCACGGCAGAAAGGATAAAAAAACATATTGGTACAGCATATGTTAATCCTGAATTAGAACAAAAAAGTATGGAAATTAAGGGGCGTGACTTAATTAATGGCATACCTAAAGAAATGACATTAAATTCTCAGCAAATAGCAGAAAGTTTAGTTGAGCCTATCAGTCAGATTATAGAAGCAGTAAAAATGGCGTTAGAATGCACACCACCTGAATTATCTTCTGATATTGCCGATAAAGGTATCATCCTAACTGGGGGAGGAGCATTATTGCACAATTTGGATCATGTGTTAACGGAGGCAACAAAACTACCTGTGTTTGTAGCAGACCAGCCTTTGTTTTGTGTGGCACTTGGTACTGGGAGAGTGCTTGAAGAATTTTCTAAATTTAAGCATGTATTATTTAAACAAGAATAAATTATGGCAATACTTGCAAACAGAACTAGGTCTACAAATAATTTATTTGAGTTTGTTCAATTTGGTATAATGATGATAAAACGTCTTAATATCATAATATTTATTGTTTTATCAATACATTTGTTATATTTTGCTGAAACCAAAAGTTTATCTAATATTGCGTTAGAAGCTACTGGGCGTTGTATATCGGTTAGTCTAATGTTATATGAGCAGGTGATAAATCAAATTAATACAATTACAAGTAAGATAAAATACTTAAATGATATTGAATCAGAAAACATAGAATTAAAATTGGAGATTGCTAGGCTAAAGACACAACAAAGTGACATGCAATCAATACGAATTGAAAATGTGATATTAAGAAAGTTGCTCTCAGTTGTAAAAGATATTGAATATCCCTACACTACAGCTAGGTTACTTACTGTATCACTTACTCCGTTTAGTCATACAGCAGTGGTAGGAGCGGGGCGGAGTCATGGTATAGAGCTTGATCAGATAGTCACAAATGGGGAGTGGTTGATTGGTAGAGTTGTGGATGTGAGTGATAATTATGCAAAAGTAATATTAATAAGTGATGCTGATTCAAGAATTCCAGTAGTTAGCTCAATCTCAAGAGAGAGAGGTATCTTAGCTGGAAGTAACGGTCGAATTAATATGGTATATCTACAAAATAATCATATTATTCAAAAAGATGAAAAGGTAGTGACATCTGGTGATGGAGCTGTCTACCCACCAGGAATTGTGGTGGCTAAAATAGCTGCGATAAAACAAGGAAGGGTTATGGTAGAATCAGCGGTGAATTTACAGAAAACTGATTTTGTTACAATATATTCTAGGCGCTCTAAAGGTGAGCTTCTATTACAATCTTCTGGTGGTGATGCCAATCCAATTTTAAAGGAGTAATAGACCTCATTACATTTGGTTTAGTTTATTAAATAGTTTTCGTTTTAGTTAGGCAGAAGGCAAGTGTTGCGAAATATTAAACAATCACTTTCACTTAAACAATTTCTAGCAATTTAGATATAATTTATTAAAAATTTAGTAATATTCATGTTTTTTAGAATTCAAATATTTCTTGACCCTGGGGTTGTTGTATGAAAGATCAGGAAGCAATAGCGATAAATTTTCGTAGTCAGATTATTATCCCAAAAAGTCTGCAAGAAGATTTAGTTGAAGGGTTATATCAGATTAATATAGGTGATCCGGTACATGAGCTAAATAATGAATTTTGTCGGTATTACAAAGCAACTAACATAGAAAATGAGCAAGAATATTTTGCCATCGTTTTTGAAAAGAATTTTATCCCAAATTTAGATATTTTTCAAATACTCAAGACTTCCAATTTTGAGGGCTTAAATAAACTAATTACATATTCCATAGTTAAAATATCTTATACCAAATCTTATAATTTAGTGGCAATAGTTGAACAATATAATTTTAAGAATAGTTTGGCTAACCATCTGGAGCAGTATGATCCATTATCAGTAGATCAGATTGAGAATCGCTTTATTAGTAGTTTTACTACATTAATTAGTCAATGTGAGAGGATGAATATACCATGCGGAAATATTCATCCATCTAATATAATTATGTTAGATGATGGACAATTTTTATTACGAGAGCCAATTATATCGTATCCCCATTTTTACCAAACTGGTTGTTATGTTGCTCCTGAGCTTGTTGAATGCACTGAAGCTGGTCGTTCAATATACGGCGTAGCGGCTGATATCTATTCATTGGGAGTTACGGTGTTTTATGCTCTAACAGGAAAACAGCCGTGGATTGATTATGAAAATGCTTATACATTTAATGAAGACCGTTTTGAACACACAACTTTTAGATTGTTGGTAGGTAAACGTAAAATCTCAGAGCATTTTAGAGTTTTTTTTAAATGGGTTTTAAATGATAATGCTGCA
The genomic region above belongs to Candidatus Trichorickettsia mobilis and contains:
- a CDS encoding mechanosensitive ion channel family protein, translating into MAIALVLGGLKYSRYFSKYVKDCIKSKINADKDAANAIEKLILYIALCVYAVTILEIAHVPLKTFAFIGGALAIGIGLGAQSIIGNFISSLIIMIERPLKIGDIVEMEGVLGTVTSVGARCVVLNTFSNVEVLVPNSKLMQNSLVNWTLTDSSIKHQVEISTPKTSEFNYQEFIKTLKTVIDSLEFAHQHTDETEIYLTKIDSHQFTFLINFYCNIAQFQNPEYVKGTLNIALLEHLKDYEFTVIYPKIVELKPLSDKSDKTPGD
- a CDS encoding rod shape-determining protein, which produces MFLKLRGLFSSDMAIDLGTANTLVYVKGKGIVLNEPSVVALIKKDGTFKPYAFGNEAKMMLGRTPADIEAKRPLKDGVIADFKGAEEMLKYFIRTIHNRRAFTGPMIIICVPSGSTPVERRAIQEAAEAAGAREVFLVEEPMAAAIGAGLPVTDPTGSMVVDIGGGTTEVAVVSLGGIVYARSVRVGGDKMDESIISYIRRHYNLLIGDATAERIKKHIGTAYVNPELEQKSMEIKGRDLINGIPKEMTLNSQQIAESLVEPISQIIEAVKMALECTPPELSSDIADKGIILTGGGALLHNLDHVLTEATKLPVFVADQPLFCVALGTGRVLEEFSKFKHVLFKQE
- a CDS encoding LptF/LptG family permease → MFNYRTLSFYIFQLYYRSFGIISSILVGMLLLSNAFDILQRFKSTYIPSPLFWRLMLYKIPYFINEISVLISFIAMLFFLRRITKHNELVIILCNGIPLWRLLLIPVMATFLLGIFIITVINPLGIYGLMKYEQVETKLTKKKYNNLTISQFGIFFFEEYDNSNRIIQTKSLNPTTHEMHDVIMLFVDDKNRFIKRIDTPRVKLDNNVFQLTEPKVITDNTTETYANLVIPTSLSMNSLINSFIAPEMISFWELPTVINTLLKAGLPVVNYQLHYYKQLFKPLMMAATAILSCCFLSLRTRDNSHKRMVINGVLLGFTAYVAMEIILRILAYNGLKPLLAVLLPICLVIFIGSFIILHLYEA
- the glmS gene encoding glutamine--fructose-6-phosphate transaminase (isomerizing), which codes for MCGIIAGISINNISPILVSGLEKLEYRGYDSAGIAVLINNKPLIHTVKTVGKVNVLKKLLSSKKELNSHIGIGHTRWATHGVPSVENAHPHGTERVAIVHNGIIENYSQLKQELQHLGYQFKSDTDTEVVANLLDYYLTLDVDAEAAAHQTISRLEGSFAVVFMFRDSQFLFATSKKNSLILGLADHGTYIASDVIAFGNMVSDVIYLEDGDKVIVKLDSYYIFDQDQNIVKRTTNKSLLLDEISKKDYPHFMLKEIHEQPIVLTRTIDRYLKEKGLFALDIDWQHVDRIKILACGTAYYSGLVAKYWLEELTDINVDLEIASEYRYRAVASNKNGVTIVISQSGETLDTLEALRKAKADGQTIIAITNVEKSSIARISDYVLPIMVGAEIGVASTKAFLGQLMVLASLSLDIGVKIGNLTSHKFETLTALLLSVPTMIKEILLQCDDIKNIAMQIKDFKSALFIARGNLYPIALEGSLKMKELSYIYAEGYAGGELKHGAMALIDNNMPVIALMPHQTLFDKMFSNLQEVIARGAKVLSIVSKSDADKVRDYSTWILPIPDCDQFIAPMIYTIPLQLLAYYTADLNGNDIDQPRNLAKSVTVE
- a CDS encoding IS5 family transposase (programmed frameshift), which translates into the protein MRYKNLSILSEEHFRRLTGVRNSTFEKMVGILKTEKQINRRYQGGRRASLSMEDSLLMTLEYLREYRTYFHIAKNYGVSESSAFKTIRFVEDTLIKHPDFALPGKKALVKSGMEYELVLIDATESPIERPPKKQKYYYSGKKKRHTLKTQIVVDKKSKRVICTSFSNGKRHDFKLFKESRTHILPEVKVITDTGYQGLQKIHTNSELPKKKSKKNALTKEDKKNNRSLASDRVLNENVIGMLKRFKIIADKYRNRRKRFGLRFNLIAGLYNWDLGK
- the glmM gene encoding phosphoglucosamine mutase, producing MQKKYFGTDGIRGRSNTNIITPEIMIKLAMATAVACDFSEKRPTKPTIVIGKDTRLSGYMLEFALTSGFISMGVNIVLVGPIPTPAISMLIRSLRADLGMMISASHNPYYDNGVKFFDSSGYKIDAALENKIEQLMSTDLSEYVAHYNDLGKAVKLEDARGRYIEHVKYSFPHIHKLDGIKIVVDCANGAAYDVAPKVFHELGAEVITCGINPNGFNINHQCGVLDSKELARKVVEHKADLGIALDGDADRILIIDENGQAIDGDQIIAALAGYLSTMDNGLKNNTVVTTIMSNMGLELYLSTIGISLVRTNVGDKHVVQKMRELGCNLGGEQSGHIIIGSNEATGDGIKVALQVLAMYKIAQNIPISQVLNKFTPVPQFTHNIYYDHKYYGQQNLICKDKIENITRLYQEIYAKEARIIIRKSGTEPIIRLMVESIDPALAKNLLSNIRIEVEKELKLD
- a CDS encoding DapH/DapD/GlmU-related protein codes for the protein MSNTVFFIDTEYSNQMIASRPIKQYAVDNITNYLVATTISPHSIVLVKSNLIGLTDEIIDQFIKQKATQEILVGTLANVACIIGISGKLLSTFLPNSQSFDDAVNSESVYDLSPYPLTLLNNMTKIVAFEQEIQNKLRQSAIDKGVFLQDPATTYLAFDTEFGNKVLVEPNVYFGTNVKLHDHVHIRAFSYLEKVEIESGAKIGPFVRIRGDSRIGNNVKIGNFVEIKNSILDTASKAGHLSYIGDSIIGKNVNIGAGVVTCNYDGFKKHQTIIADDTFVGSNSSLIAPITIGTNSFIGAGSFINQNVPNNTFASGRSRQQMKPNRRK
- the mreC gene encoding rod shape-determining protein MreC — protein: MAILANRTRSTNNLFEFVQFGIMMIKRLNIIIFIVLSIHLLYFAETKSLSNIALEATGRCISVSLMLYEQVINQINTITSKIKYLNDIESENIELKLEIARLKTQQSDMQSIRIENVILRKLLSVVKDIEYPYTTARLLTVSLTPFSHTAVVGAGRSHGIELDQIVTNGEWLIGRVVDVSDNYAKVILISDADSRIPVVSSISRERGILAGSNGRINMVYLQNNHIIQKDEKVVTSGDGAVYPPGIVVAKIAAIKQGRVMVESAVNLQKTDFVTIYSRRSKGELLLQSSGGDANPILKE